The Verrucomicrobiia bacterium genome contains a region encoding:
- a CDS encoding NADPH:quinone reductase, with amino-acid sequence MKAAYLERTGPPEVIQYGELPLPAIKANQLRVRVHAVAVNPIDTYLRSGLVPMEIPLPFVVGCDFAGVVEAVGLDVKQFRVGDRVWGSNQGLLGRHGTFSEQVAVDEVWAYPTPAGVSDDLAAAGALVGITAHLGLVREARLQKGESIFIQGGSGGVGTAVLQIAKALGARVFCSAGSDAKVELCRQLGADAVFNYRTQDVAAELKKVAPAGVNVWWETTREPDFDLAVAALAARGRYVLMAGRDARPPFPVGPFYVKGCSLHGFVMFAASPDEQRNAAQDLNRWLTGGQYRPRIDRILPLSETAAAHRLQEESTVLKKGGLAGKLVLRPEALI; translated from the coding sequence GTGAAAGCCGCCTACCTCGAACGGACCGGACCCCCGGAGGTAATCCAGTACGGGGAACTGCCCCTCCCCGCCATCAAGGCCAATCAGCTTCGGGTCCGCGTCCATGCGGTCGCCGTGAACCCGATCGACACCTATTTGCGGTCCGGGCTGGTGCCCATGGAGATCCCGCTCCCGTTTGTCGTCGGGTGCGACTTCGCCGGCGTGGTCGAAGCCGTGGGTCTCGACGTGAAACAGTTCCGGGTGGGCGACCGCGTTTGGGGCAGCAACCAGGGTCTCCTCGGGCGGCATGGGACTTTTTCGGAGCAGGTCGCCGTGGACGAGGTCTGGGCCTATCCGACGCCTGCGGGGGTGAGCGACGATCTGGCCGCTGCAGGTGCCCTGGTGGGCATCACCGCCCATCTGGGCCTGGTGCGGGAGGCCAGGCTGCAGAAGGGCGAGTCCATTTTCATTCAGGGTGGGAGCGGCGGTGTGGGCACAGCCGTACTCCAGATCGCCAAAGCATTGGGTGCCAGGGTCTTTTGCTCGGCCGGGAGCGATGCCAAGGTCGAGCTCTGCCGCCAGCTCGGCGCCGACGCGGTCTTCAACTACCGCACGCAGGATGTGGCTGCCGAACTCAAGAAGGTCGCCCCCGCCGGGGTCAATGTCTGGTGGGAAACCACGCGCGAACCGGACTTCGACCTGGCGGTTGCCGCGCTGGCCGCCCGCGGACGGTACGTGCTCATGGCAGGCCGGGATGCCCGCCCCCCGTTCCCCGTGGGACCCTTCTACGTCAAGGGCTGTTCCCTCCACGGCTTCGTCATGTTCGCCGCCTCGCCCGACGAGCAGCGCAACGCGGCGCAGGATTTGAACCGCTGGCTGACCGGTGGTCAGTACCGCCCGCGGATTGACCGGATTCTCCCCCTGTCGGAGACTGCCGCCGCTCACCGCCTCCAGGAGGAGAGCACGGTCCTGAAGAAGGGCGGCTTGGCCGGGAAGCTGGTGCTGCGACCCGAGGCACTAATCTGA
- a CDS encoding anion permease: MSDAHLVFTLLGLTLAAFVWGRLRYDLVALLALIAAVLVGVVEPTEAFLGFGHPAVITVAAVLVLSRGFQRSGLVDWMTGRLLKVGDAITWQLLALVGTVAVMSAFMNNVGALALLLPVAMRIAREHRTPPSRLLMPLAFGSLLGGLSTLIGTPPNIIVSNFRADRVGESFGLFSFLPVGGGVALAGVAFLVFLGWRLTPLRKGQASQDELFETADYLSELQVVAEAKGAGWTLRELQDACEDAVPVVAVIRGSRRIPGHAFHGILRPEDVLLVEAEPEELRTLQEKSGFQLAGGGKVAEQLASAADLKIVEAVVRSDAPIVNRTVAQLRLHERHGLHLLAVARDGGRLRQRLNQVRFHAGDVLLLQGDDDGLAESLSALGCLPLASRDLGLGKPRRLLLSVALFAAAVVAMLLGWLPSAIALTFAAVAFVLTGILPLREVYDGIDWPIIVLLGALIPVGEALEATGGARMIAQGLMSASGAWPPFVALILLFTITQALSDVINNAAAAVLMAPIAMRLADGFSASPDPFLMAVAVAASCSFLTPIGHQSNTLVMGPGGYRFGDYWRVGLPLTFVVMGVAIPLILVVWPM; the protein is encoded by the coding sequence ATGTCCGATGCGCATCTGGTGTTTACCCTCCTCGGTCTGACCCTTGCCGCCTTCGTCTGGGGTCGGCTGCGCTATGACCTCGTGGCCTTGCTGGCCCTGATCGCGGCGGTGCTGGTCGGCGTGGTCGAACCCACCGAGGCCTTCCTCGGCTTCGGCCACCCGGCCGTCATTACCGTGGCCGCCGTTCTCGTTCTCTCCCGCGGTTTTCAGCGGTCCGGCCTGGTGGACTGGATGACCGGCCGGCTTCTCAAGGTTGGCGACGCGATCACCTGGCAGCTTCTCGCCCTGGTGGGGACCGTGGCGGTGATGTCGGCCTTCATGAACAACGTGGGGGCCCTGGCCCTGCTGCTTCCCGTGGCCATGCGTATCGCCCGCGAACATCGGACTCCGCCTTCCCGGCTGCTGATGCCCCTGGCCTTCGGCTCTCTCCTCGGGGGCCTGTCCACCCTGATCGGCACCCCCCCGAACATCATCGTCTCGAACTTCCGTGCCGACCGCGTCGGCGAAAGCTTCGGCCTGTTCTCATTCCTTCCCGTCGGCGGCGGTGTCGCTCTTGCCGGGGTCGCCTTCCTCGTCTTCCTCGGCTGGCGTCTCACCCCGCTCCGCAAGGGACAGGCCTCGCAGGACGAACTGTTCGAGACTGCCGATTACCTCAGTGAACTCCAGGTTGTCGCCGAAGCGAAGGGTGCCGGCTGGACCCTCCGCGAGCTGCAGGACGCCTGCGAGGACGCCGTGCCCGTGGTCGCCGTCATCCGCGGCTCCCGCCGCATTCCCGGGCACGCCTTTCACGGCATCCTCCGTCCGGAGGACGTCCTCCTCGTCGAGGCGGAGCCCGAGGAACTCCGCACGCTCCAGGAGAAGAGCGGATTCCAACTCGCCGGCGGCGGCAAGGTGGCAGAGCAACTCGCCTCCGCGGCCGACCTCAAGATCGTCGAGGCGGTCGTCCGATCCGACGCTCCGATCGTGAATCGCACGGTGGCCCAGCTCCGGCTTCACGAACGGCACGGCCTTCACCTCCTCGCCGTCGCCCGCGACGGCGGGCGGCTCCGGCAGCGACTGAACCAGGTCCGGTTCCATGCCGGTGACGTTCTCCTGCTGCAGGGCGATGACGATGGACTGGCGGAAAGCCTGTCGGCTCTCGGCTGCCTGCCCCTGGCCAGCCGCGACCTGGGACTCGGCAAACCCCGGCGCCTCCTCCTTTCCGTCGCCCTCTTCGCCGCCGCGGTCGTTGCCATGCTCCTTGGCTGGCTGCCGTCGGCCATCGCCCTCACCTTCGCCGCCGTTGCCTTTGTCCTCACCGGCATTCTGCCCCTGCGCGAGGTGTACGATGGCATCGACTGGCCCATCATCGTTCTGCTGGGCGCCCTGATCCCGGTGGGCGAAGCCCTCGAAGCCACAGGTGGAGCACGGATGATCGCCCAGGGTCTGATGTCGGCCAGTGGCGCGTGGCCCCCCTTTGTGGCGCTGATTCTCCTGTTCACCATCACCCAGGCGCTCTCCGACGTCATCAACAACGCCGCGGCGGCCGTCCTCATGGCCCCCATCGCCATGCGTCTCGCCGACGGCTTCTCGGCGTCCCCCGACCCGTTCCTGATGGCCGTCGCGGTGGCGGCCTCATGTTCGTTCCTTACTCCGATCGGGCACCAGTCGAACACGCTGGTCATGGGGCCCGGTGGCTACCGGTTTGGCGACTACTGGCGGGTGGGGCTTCCGCTCACTTTCGTGGTCATGGGGGTGGCGATTCCCCTGATTCTGGTGGTCTGGCCGATGTAG
- a CDS encoding Gfo/Idh/MocA family oxidoreductase produces MHPLSSSPGRPVPKSSRRRFLASGSAAAAGAALSGLPLPAVHASGSDTLRMALIGCGGRGSGAVANALEASGGPVRLVAMADLFENRLTGSHHALSGAYGDRIDVPPDRRFIGFDAFRHAIDCLRPGSGDIALLTGYAGFRPAQLEYAVQRGVHVFMEKSFATDPPGVRRILRAGEEADRKGLKIAAGLMCRHSRNRQELIRRIRDGELGDILMIRAYRMEASGPLGRKPEAIPEIEWQLRNFTKFLWVSGGLFAEMDIHQVDEICWIKDAWPVNAHGVGGRVANSTDCSQNLDSFSAEWTFPDGTRAFDVVRYIPRCHDEFATYIHGTRRAAQFSGNIHAATVRIFKDQRIERGNLEWEAPREETTAWQAQWNDLLHAIRHDLPLNQARPAALSNLTMILGRAAIHMGRIVSWQEAMTSSFQFCPNLEDLSLDGPVPVQADTSGRYPVPIPGQWIEI; encoded by the coding sequence ATGCACCCGCTGTCATCCTCCCCGGGTCGGCCCGTCCCGAAATCCTCCCGTCGCCGCTTCCTCGCCTCCGGTTCCGCCGCAGCAGCCGGCGCCGCGTTGTCCGGGCTGCCCCTGCCCGCCGTGCATGCCTCGGGCAGCGACACCCTCCGAATGGCGCTGATCGGCTGCGGCGGGCGCGGGAGCGGTGCCGTGGCCAACGCGCTCGAAGCCTCCGGCGGGCCCGTCCGGCTGGTCGCCATGGCCGACCTCTTCGAGAATCGCCTCACCGGTTCCCACCACGCGTTGTCCGGGGCCTATGGCGACCGGATCGACGTGCCGCCGGACCGGCGGTTCATCGGGTTCGATGCCTTCCGACATGCCATCGACTGCCTGCGTCCCGGTTCGGGCGACATCGCCCTGCTCACCGGCTATGCCGGGTTTCGTCCGGCCCAGCTCGAGTACGCGGTCCAGCGCGGGGTGCATGTGTTCATGGAGAAATCGTTCGCCACCGATCCACCCGGCGTGCGCCGCATCCTGCGCGCCGGCGAGGAGGCCGATCGGAAGGGCCTCAAGATCGCGGCCGGCCTGATGTGCCGCCATTCCCGCAACCGCCAGGAACTGATCCGCCGGATCCGCGATGGAGAGCTGGGTGACATCCTGATGATCCGCGCCTACCGCATGGAGGCGTCCGGGCCGCTCGGACGAAAACCGGAAGCGATCCCGGAGATCGAGTGGCAGCTCCGCAATTTCACCAAGTTTCTATGGGTCTCGGGCGGCCTGTTCGCCGAAATGGACATCCATCAAGTGGACGAGATCTGCTGGATCAAGGACGCCTGGCCCGTGAACGCTCATGGCGTCGGAGGCCGCGTCGCCAACAGCACGGATTGCAGCCAGAACCTCGACTCCTTCTCCGCCGAATGGACCTTTCCTGACGGCACGCGCGCCTTTGACGTGGTCCGCTACATCCCGCGCTGCCACGACGAATTCGCGACCTACATTCATGGCACGCGCAGGGCCGCCCAGTTCTCCGGCAACATCCACGCCGCCACGGTCCGGATCTTCAAGGACCAGCGCATCGAGAGGGGCAATCTCGAATGGGAGGCACCCCGCGAGGAAACCACCGCCTGGCAGGCCCAATGGAACGATCTGCTCCACGCGATCCGTCACGACCTGCCCCTCAATCAGGCCCGCCCGGCCGCCCTCTCAAATCTCACCATGATCCTGGGCCGCGCCGCCATTCACATGGGCCGCATCGTCTCCTGGCAGGAAGCCATGACCTCATCCTTCCAGTTCTGCCCGAACCTCGAGGATCTTTCCCTCGATGGGCCCGTCCCCGTGCAAGCGGACACTTCCGGCCGCTACCCCGTTCCCATTCCGGGTCAGTGGATCGAGATCTGA
- a CDS encoding BlaI/MecI/CopY family transcriptional regulator, which yields MKKVPRISETEWQIMKIVWSRGPCTANEILEALNSREPWHPKTARTLIGRLVKKRALTYKEDGRAYIYRAGISEEDAVAHYSRSFLERVFDGALAPMVAHFVQHERLSPTDLKELRDVLTGRD from the coding sequence ATGAAGAAGGTTCCGCGCATTTCAGAAACCGAGTGGCAGATCATGAAGATCGTCTGGTCCCGTGGCCCGTGCACGGCCAACGAGATCCTCGAGGCGTTGAATTCCCGTGAGCCCTGGCATCCCAAGACGGCGCGGACGTTGATTGGCCGGCTGGTGAAGAAGCGGGCACTCACCTACAAGGAGGACGGCCGGGCCTACATTTACCGGGCGGGAATCAGCGAGGAGGATGCGGTGGCCCACTACAGCCGGTCGTTCCTGGAACGGGTGTTCGACGGGGCCCTGGCGCCCATGGTCGCCCACTTCGTTCAGCATGAGCGGCTCTCCCCCACCGATCTGAAGGAGCTGCGGGATGTGTTGACCGGCAGGGACTAG
- a CDS encoding tetratricopeptide repeat protein, producing MAPPPEQDRMMQVMAWLEIHQARLIAALVVIILGVSVLLVWRNVRADRESKANAALLALRARPGVSETAPRAADYLRVADQYPSSMAGRRAQLLAAGAFFEAGQYSEALSEFEKAGERQRSGSLAAQAAYGVAASLDALDRIDDAVARYQAVIVEYAGDSVAGQARLALARIHASRGQPEIALRLYDEVLRDRDAGAFAQQAMQQRESLIRSHPQLAGNGAPVDSVP from the coding sequence GTGGCTCCCCCCCCGGAGCAGGATCGGATGATGCAGGTGATGGCCTGGCTCGAGATCCATCAGGCCCGGCTGATCGCGGCCCTGGTGGTGATCATCCTGGGGGTTTCCGTGCTGCTGGTCTGGCGGAACGTGCGGGCGGACCGGGAGTCGAAGGCCAATGCCGCCCTGCTCGCGCTGCGCGCCCGCCCCGGCGTTTCGGAGACGGCCCCCAGAGCGGCCGATTATCTGAGGGTGGCCGACCAGTATCCCTCCTCGATGGCCGGGCGACGGGCGCAACTGCTGGCGGCGGGGGCGTTTTTCGAGGCGGGTCAGTACTCGGAAGCCCTTTCCGAATTCGAGAAGGCGGGCGAACGCCAACGTTCGGGATCGCTCGCCGCCCAGGCCGCCTACGGTGTCGCTGCCTCGCTCGATGCCCTGGATCGGATCGATGACGCCGTGGCCCGTTATCAGGCGGTCATCGTGGAGTACGCGGGTGACAGCGTGGCCGGACAGGCCCGGCTTGCCCTGGCCCGCATTCACGCGAGCCGGGGGCAACCGGAGATCGCCCTCCGCCTCTACGATGAAGTTCTGCGTGACCGCGACGCCGGCGCCTTCGCCCAGCAGGCCATGCAGCAGCGCGAGTCGTTGATCCGGTCGCATCCCCAACTGGCCGGCAACGGCGCGCCGGTCGATTCGGTGCCCTGA
- a CDS encoding DUF3365 domain-containing protein — MSMPSWLGTGLGLALVFGACSKPPEPPAAAPPPPLPEVSAEERADVLARGRAIAGETFEVLRGNLQTAIQAGGIRNALPFCSMAASPLTAGMATKHGVTLRRVTHKTRNPAGAATPAELAILETFRQALRGPGITPTNPPPPMVTNFDARTLSFFAPIVMAHELCLKCHGEPGRDILPEDYDIILRLYPQDRATGFEMGQLRGAWRIDFPRALSDRPAE; from the coding sequence ATGAGTATGCCATCTTGGCTGGGAACCGGTCTGGGATTGGCGCTGGTGTTTGGCGCTTGTTCCAAGCCGCCCGAGCCCCCGGCGGCTGCCCCGCCTCCGCCGCTCCCGGAAGTGTCGGCCGAGGAACGTGCCGACGTTCTGGCCAGGGGCCGTGCGATCGCCGGCGAAACCTTTGAGGTGCTGCGCGGCAACCTTCAGACCGCCATCCAGGCGGGCGGTATCCGCAACGCCCTGCCATTCTGCTCCATGGCCGCGTCCCCGTTGACCGCGGGAATGGCCACGAAGCATGGGGTCACCCTCCGCCGGGTCACCCACAAGACCCGCAATCCTGCCGGCGCCGCCACCCCTGCGGAGTTGGCTATCCTCGAAACCTTCAGGCAGGCACTCCGGGGTCCTGGCATCACCCCAACCAACCCGCCCCCGCCGATGGTGACCAACTTCGATGCACGCACCCTCTCCTTCTTCGCGCCCATCGTCATGGCCCACGAGCTCTGTCTCAAATGCCACGGGGAACCCGGACGCGACATTCTTCCGGAGGACTATGACATCATCCTACGGTTATATCCGCAGGATCGGGCGACGGGGTTCGAGATGGGTCAATTGCGCGGGGCATGGAGAATTGACTTCCCAAGGGCGCTTTCGGATCGGCCGGCGGAATGA
- a CDS encoding ParB/RepB/Spo0J family partition protein, with product MSKPALGRGLSALLGGRTPGGASTESAPAASGPPAAPNAAPNSAPDATPSVAPPPIGPSGTSAPSAVSRVPGEGGVERVPVGRIRPSALQPRRDFPEQSLQELTDSIREQGILQPLVVRQQGEFLELIAGERRWRAAQRAGMAEVPVIVREADDTTALEWMLVENLQREGLNPMEEAQGYGELMERFDLTQEAVATRVGRSRASVANALRLLKLPGDVQGWLRAGRLTAGHAKAILALPPGEPQTRAARRVLDDGLSVRQVEELVALWTAKPESAPSGPAAAPASSGAGGGRDPHVAAMEDQLRQRLGTRVNLRYRQGRGQIDIRFANDADLERVLEVMGIRMEESDPPGNGAV from the coding sequence ATGTCCAAACCGGCGCTAGGTCGTGGGTTGTCAGCGTTGCTGGGCGGCAGAACGCCCGGCGGGGCCTCGACGGAGTCCGCGCCGGCCGCGTCAGGGCCGCCGGCGGCGCCCAATGCGGCGCCCAATTCGGCGCCTGATGCGACGCCAAGTGTTGCGCCCCCGCCGATCGGGCCGTCCGGGACCTCCGCCCCCTCCGCGGTCTCGAGGGTGCCGGGAGAAGGCGGGGTGGAGCGGGTGCCGGTCGGGCGGATCCGTCCGTCCGCCCTGCAGCCGCGGCGCGATTTTCCGGAGCAGAGCCTGCAGGAACTGACGGATTCGATCCGGGAACAGGGAATCCTTCAGCCTCTAGTGGTACGGCAACAGGGCGAGTTCCTCGAACTGATCGCAGGAGAACGGCGCTGGCGGGCCGCCCAGCGGGCCGGGATGGCCGAGGTGCCCGTCATCGTGCGGGAGGCGGACGACACCACGGCACTCGAATGGATGCTGGTGGAGAACCTCCAAAGGGAGGGGTTGAACCCGATGGAGGAGGCCCAGGGGTACGGGGAATTGATGGAACGATTCGACCTCACCCAGGAGGCCGTCGCCACCCGGGTCGGGCGAAGCCGTGCGTCGGTGGCCAACGCGCTGCGCCTCCTCAAGCTGCCGGGCGACGTTCAGGGCTGGCTGCGGGCAGGCCGCCTTACCGCCGGCCATGCCAAGGCCATCCTTGCACTGCCCCCCGGCGAACCTCAAACCCGCGCCGCCCGACGGGTGCTCGACGACGGTCTTAGCGTTCGCCAGGTGGAGGAACTCGTCGCCCTGTGGACGGCGAAGCCGGAGTCCGCGCCCTCCGGACCCGCCGCGGCACCCGCGTCGTCCGGGGCGGGAGGCGGACGGGATCCGCATGTGGCGGCGATGGAGGACCAGTTGCGGCAGCGCCTGGGAACGCGGGTGAACCTGCGGTACCGCCAGGGGCGCGGGCAGATCGACATCCGGTTCGCCAACGACGCCGATCTCGAACGGGTCCTCGAGGTCATGGGCATCCGCATGGAGGAATCCGACCCTCCGGGAAACGGAGCGGTTTAG
- a CDS encoding CRTAC1 family protein: MHAAVRALALGFGFALPCAPALGVVAGGEWTEGDGFRLRPLAGRNADPARVGFTRLSADRTGIRFVHRLDEADGAVRRVLENGAGVAAGDYDGDGRPDVFLASLSGGSALYRNLGDWRFREVTDESGLGLAGEAVRGAVFADLDGDGHLDLLVATLANGLRCFMNCGDGRFRETTREAFPAIWPGTTTLALADVDGDGTLDLYVVRYRAEDVRDDPNVEARVVGGRTVLHPKYRDRLFIGPRGLLEYGEPDVLLLNDGTGRFRAVSWTGGAFLDEAGQPLAGPPRDWGLAASFRDVNGDGLPDLYVCNDYWTPDRFWINAGQGRFRAAPLDALRHTSENSMGVDFADLDGDGEVDFLVLDMLARDPALRRRQALAQTPQGRLPGTFLDRPQVMRNTLFLNRGNGTFAEIADFAGLAASDWSWQPLFLDVDLDGFDDVIISTGHRRDIQDLDATARVRSLQRPWPPGLDAEARLRRFQQDLRDHNRLYPSLATPMVAFRQTAPLRFEDVSADWGFRIPGVHQGFAAADFDGDGDLDLVINALDGPVAVYRNEAALPRLAVRLIGLPPNTEGIGAVVTLQGGAGPVQSREAVSGGRYLSGGQPLLVFATGPNPGPMKLTVRWRDGRHRILEGVRPDRLYEIRQPRHRRRRLGGSRCLGRRLVHPDQQSVSPGRQER; encoded by the coding sequence ATGCATGCCGCCGTTCGCGCCCTGGCCTTAGGTTTTGGCTTTGCCCTGCCCTGCGCTCCTGCCCTTGGGGTTGTCGCGGGCGGCGAATGGACCGAAGGCGACGGGTTCCGCCTCCGGCCCCTCGCCGGCCGGAATGCAGACCCGGCCCGGGTCGGGTTCACCCGACTCTCCGCCGACCGTACCGGAATCCGCTTTGTCCACCGTCTGGACGAGGCAGACGGGGCGGTCCGACGGGTTCTGGAGAACGGCGCCGGGGTGGCGGCGGGGGATTATGATGGCGACGGCAGGCCGGACGTGTTCCTGGCCAGTCTGTCGGGAGGGAGCGCCTTGTATCGAAACCTTGGGGACTGGCGGTTCCGGGAGGTTACGGACGAATCCGGCCTGGGCCTCGCCGGCGAGGCGGTCCGAGGGGCGGTCTTTGCCGACCTCGACGGCGATGGCCACCTCGATCTCCTGGTTGCCACCCTGGCCAATGGGCTCCGTTGCTTCATGAACTGTGGCGACGGGCGCTTTCGCGAGACCACCCGTGAAGCCTTTCCCGCGATCTGGCCCGGGACCACCACCCTGGCCCTGGCCGACGTGGATGGCGACGGCACCCTGGATCTCTACGTCGTTCGCTACCGGGCCGAGGACGTGCGGGACGATCCCAATGTCGAGGCCCGCGTCGTGGGGGGGCGCACGGTCCTGCATCCGAAGTATCGCGACCGGCTCTTCATCGGGCCCCGCGGGCTCCTCGAGTACGGCGAGCCCGACGTGCTGCTGCTGAATGACGGCACCGGGCGGTTTCGGGCCGTTTCGTGGACCGGAGGGGCCTTCCTGGACGAGGCGGGACAACCCCTCGCGGGTCCGCCGCGCGACTGGGGGCTCGCCGCGTCCTTCCGCGACGTCAACGGCGACGGGCTCCCTGACCTCTACGTTTGCAACGACTACTGGACGCCCGACCGGTTCTGGATCAACGCGGGCCAGGGCCGGTTTCGGGCCGCTCCCCTCGATGCGCTGCGCCACACCAGCGAGAATTCGATGGGGGTGGACTTTGCCGACCTCGACGGGGACGGCGAGGTGGATTTCCTCGTTCTCGACATGCTTGCCCGCGACCCGGCGCTGCGTCGTCGTCAGGCCCTCGCCCAAACGCCCCAGGGCCGCCTGCCGGGCACCTTCCTCGACCGTCCCCAGGTGATGCGCAACACCCTTTTCCTGAACCGGGGCAACGGCACGTTTGCGGAGATCGCCGACTTCGCCGGACTCGCCGCCTCCGACTGGTCCTGGCAACCGCTCTTCCTCGATGTGGACCTCGACGGGTTTGATGATGTCATCATCTCGACCGGACATCGGCGGGACATCCAGGATCTGGATGCCACGGCCCGGGTACGATCCCTCCAACGGCCGTGGCCGCCGGGTCTTGACGCGGAGGCCCGGTTGCGCCGGTTCCAGCAGGATCTCCGGGACCACAACCGGCTCTATCCGTCATTGGCCACGCCGATGGTTGCCTTCCGACAGACGGCTCCGCTGCGGTTTGAAGATGTCTCGGCCGACTGGGGATTCCGGATTCCGGGGGTCCATCAGGGATTCGCGGCGGCCGATTTCGACGGGGACGGAGATCTCGACCTGGTCATCAACGCGCTTGACGGTCCGGTGGCCGTGTACCGGAACGAGGCGGCCCTGCCCCGGCTCGCCGTTCGCCTCATTGGCCTGCCGCCCAACACGGAGGGCATCGGCGCCGTCGTCACGCTGCAGGGCGGTGCCGGTCCGGTTCAGTCCCGGGAAGCGGTCAGCGGGGGCCGGTATTTGTCCGGGGGTCAACCGCTGCTGGTCTTCGCCACCGGGCCGAACCCGGGCCCGATGAAGCTGACGGTTCGCTGGCGGGACGGCCGGCATCGGATCCTCGAAGGGGTCCGACCGGACCGCCTGTACGAGATACGGCAGCCGCGGCATCGGCGACGACGCCTGGGCGGTTCCCGCTGCCTCGGACGCCGCCTGGTCCATCCGGATCAGCAGTCCGTGAGCCCAGGGCGGCAGGAGCGCTGA
- the mutT gene encoding 8-oxo-dGTP diphosphatase MutT: MPIEVAAGLIFREGRLLITQRPPGSHLAGLWEFPGGKREPGEPWEACLRRELHEELGIEAGVDGLYQEIEFEYPGKQVRLRFYRARVLEGEPQPLGCAALRWIGPDGLDAHAFPAADALLLDRLRADRVSWAR, encoded by the coding sequence ATTCCCATCGAGGTGGCTGCCGGGCTGATTTTCCGGGAGGGGCGCCTTCTCATCACCCAACGCCCGCCCGGTTCGCACCTTGCCGGGCTTTGGGAGTTTCCGGGTGGCAAGAGGGAACCGGGCGAGCCCTGGGAAGCCTGTCTCCGACGCGAACTCCACGAAGAGTTGGGGATCGAGGCGGGCGTGGACGGGCTGTATCAGGAGATCGAGTTCGAGTATCCGGGGAAGCAGGTGAGACTGCGCTTCTATCGGGCCCGGGTGCTCGAAGGGGAGCCGCAACCGCTGGGATGCGCGGCCCTGCGCTGGATTGGTCCCGATGGCCTCGACGCCCACGCGTTTCCAGCGGCCGACGCACTGCTCCTCGACCGCCTCCGTGCGGACCGCGTGTCCTGGGCGCGATGA
- a CDS encoding response regulator transcription factor, whose amino-acid sequence MTTILIIEDDAQTRENLRTILEMEGYRAVTAVDGAEGLERVRQEKPSVILCDVMMPEVDGHEVLRTLRREKGTAGIPVIFLTARGERKDQRLGMELGADDYLVKPAAVDEVLRAVRARLEREAARSEAAGEPGGFHPDFSSPLPLEQAFGLTPREAEVLLWVAQGKSNPEVGGILGMAEKTVKVHLGHIFNKLGTENRNAATLRALDVLCRPTSARPPESGESPPP is encoded by the coding sequence ATGACCACCATACTGATCATCGAGGACGACGCCCAGACGCGGGAGAATCTGCGGACCATCCTGGAGATGGAAGGGTACCGGGCCGTCACCGCGGTGGACGGAGCGGAGGGATTGGAACGGGTGCGACAGGAGAAGCCGTCGGTGATCCTGTGCGATGTGATGATGCCGGAGGTGGACGGCCATGAGGTGCTGCGGACCCTCCGCCGGGAAAAGGGGACCGCCGGAATCCCGGTGATCTTCCTCACCGCCCGCGGCGAGCGGAAGGACCAGCGGCTCGGAATGGAACTGGGAGCGGACGATTACCTCGTCAAGCCGGCGGCCGTGGACGAGGTCCTGCGGGCGGTGCGCGCCCGACTGGAACGGGAGGCGGCCCGCTCGGAAGCCGCGGGCGAACCTGGGGGGTTTCATCCGGATTTCAGTTCCCCGCTGCCGCTGGAACAGGCGTTCGGCCTGACCCCGCGCGAGGCGGAGGTCCTGCTCTGGGTGGCGCAGGGGAAGAGCAACCCGGAGGTGGGCGGCATCCTCGGCATGGCGGAAAAGACGGTGAAGGTCCACCTCGGCCACATCTTCAACAAGCTGGGCACCGAAAACCGGAATGCCGCGACGTTGCGGGCCCTCGATGTGCTGTGCCGCCCTACATCGGCCAGACCACCAGAATCAGGGGAATCGCCACCCCCATGA
- a CDS encoding zinc-binding dehydrogenase yields MAGREARPPFPVGPFYVKGCSLHGFVMFAASPDEQRNAAQDLNRWLTGGQYRPRIDRILPLSETAAAHRLQEESTVLKKGGLAGKLVLRPEALI; encoded by the coding sequence ATGGCCGGCCGGGAGGCCCGCCCCCCGTTCCCCGTGGGACCCTTCTACGTCAAGGGCTGTTCCCTCCACGGCTTCGTCATGTTCGCCGCCTCACCCGACGAGCAGCGCAACGCGGCGCAGGATTTGAACCGCTGGCTGACCGGTGGTCAGTACCGCCCGCGGATTGACCGGATTCTCCCCCTGTCGGAAACTGCCGCCGCTCACCGCCTCCAGGAGGAGAGCACGGTCCTGAAGAAGGGCGGCTTGGCCGGCAAGCTGGTGCTGCGACCCGAGGCATTGATCTGA